The proteins below are encoded in one region of Buttiauxella gaviniae:
- a CDS encoding Bor family protein, with protein sequence MKKLLIAVVASMVLSGCAQQTFTINKDIAEKPQQVTTHHFFVSGIGQTKTVDAAAVCGGADKVVRTEVQQTFGDGFLGFITFGIYTPRDARVYCSK encoded by the coding sequence ATGAAAAAGTTATTGATAGCAGTTGTAGCTTCTATGGTTTTATCCGGCTGTGCGCAACAAACGTTTACCATTAATAAGGATATTGCTGAGAAACCGCAGCAAGTCACTACGCACCATTTCTTTGTAAGCGGAATTGGTCAAACCAAAACCGTTGATGCTGCCGCAGTTTGTGGCGGTGCCGATAAAGTTGTTCGTACCGAAGTTCAGCAGACCTTTGGTGACGGCTTCCTCGGCTTTATTACCTTCGGCATCTATACCCCACGCGACGCGCGCGTTTACTGCTCGAAGTAA
- the cho gene encoding excinuclease Cho has product MTLEYQYPEHLRHTLDTLPARPGVYIFYGSDQSFPLYIGKSINIRSRVLSHFRTQSEAKLLHMTTSIKFHETVGEIGALLLESQLIKTQRPLFNKRLRVLRKLCSLRITDSSTEFVFSNELDFTHAKDLYGLFKTKHAAIDQIREIADQQRLCYGVLGLEKLPAKRACFRYSLRKCAGACCGQETIEDHQQRLRDSLEAMKIRNWPYPGRIAIEEKSGTISEFHILHNWLYLGTAKSLESGKKLVSPASHFDRDSYKILCRYVFQQDGLHILQLD; this is encoded by the coding sequence ATGACCTTAGAATATCAATATCCCGAACACCTTCGTCACACTCTCGATACACTCCCTGCTCGCCCCGGTGTGTATATTTTTTACGGCTCAGATCAATCCTTCCCGCTCTATATTGGAAAAAGCATTAATATCCGCAGCCGAGTCCTGTCTCATTTCAGAACGCAATCCGAAGCCAAATTGCTGCATATGACTACCAGCATTAAGTTTCATGAAACCGTCGGTGAAATTGGTGCCCTGCTGCTGGAATCTCAGTTGATAAAGACGCAACGTCCCTTATTTAACAAGAGATTGCGTGTACTTCGAAAATTGTGCTCATTGCGTATAACAGACAGCTCGACGGAATTTGTTTTTAGCAACGAACTGGATTTCACTCACGCTAAAGATTTGTATGGTCTCTTTAAAACCAAACACGCAGCCATCGACCAAATACGGGAAATTGCTGACCAGCAGCGTCTGTGTTATGGCGTGCTGGGTCTTGAGAAGTTGCCCGCTAAACGCGCGTGTTTCCGATATTCTCTACGCAAATGCGCCGGTGCCTGCTGTGGGCAGGAGACGATAGAAGATCATCAACAGCGGCTCAGAGATTCGCTTGAGGCGATGAAAATTCGCAACTGGCCTTATCCGGGGCGCATTGCGATTGAAGAGAAATCGGGAACGATAAGCGAGTTCCACATTCTGCATAACTGGCTCTATCTGGGAACGGCTAAGTCGCTGGAATCGGGTAAAAAATTGGTTTCACCTGCCTCTCATTTTGACAGAGACAGTTATAAAATCCTTTGCCGATATGTTTTT